The DNA region AACCCTCAACCTGAAGCCTGACTTCAGAGTTGGGGGTCGATCATTTCTCGATCCCACAGAATGGCATCACAACAGGGTTTCCCGCTCCTCAGAAGCCTGAGAACCAGCTGAGACGGCGTTGAGCAACTCTCAACTTCTCTGGACTCGGCCCGCGCACACACTTAATGTGCCCACCGTTCAGTTCGTGCCGTACCCGTACGGCGTCCCGGGCCGAGAGGAATCCACCGTGAACCGATCCATGCATGCTCTGCGCGGATTCGCCGCCACTGCAGCCCTCACTGCCACCTGTGTCGGCGTCATGCCAGCAGCAATGGGGGCCTCTGCTCAGGCGACCACGGCCACCAAGCAGGCCACTGCAGACGTGTTCGTACGTGATGCTCCCGCCAACTCCGGCAAGCCGATCGGTGTACTGCCCAAGGGACGCCGCGTCCACGTCACTGGAGCTGACGTCATGGGGTGGACGCCGGTACGGTTCAACGGGCACTCCGGCTACATCTTCCGGGCCTACCTGGACACTCCCGACTCGGCCAACCCCATCGTGACCAAGAATGGCCGACAGGGATCACGTACCACCACGGCGAATCTCAACTTCCGCGTCGGACCGTCGATGAGCACGCCAATCAAGCAGGTGCTCCCCCGCGGCACCCGTGTCCACCTCACCGGGACGACGGCAGGCCGATGGGTCAAGGTCCGGGTCGGGGACGCCACCGGATGGGTGTTCAGCGACTACCTGTCGACTTCAGGACGTACCGCTGAGCCTCCCCGGGCAAGAAAACACGCCAGGACGGAAGCGTCGCACCACGAGCGCAAACCCCACAGCTCTGCCGTCAACGACAGCAAGAAGCAGAGCGTCAAGCCGACGACACCAAAAGCCCGGCCAGATGAGGCAGCTACGTCTCGCAACAACTCTGCACTGGTCACTCCTGCAGAACACAGCAAATCGACGCACCAAGTCAACCCATCGCCGTCTTCGTCCGCGAAGCCCACCGAGACTGGTGACCCTGCACACCAGAGCGCACCGACTGAGAAACCAACCAAGGCATCGGGGATGACAACGCCGACCCCATCCGCCTCGGCCAGCTCGAGCGCAACTCCTGCTCCCGCCGCGAAGCCGACCCAGAGCACCAGCCCTGGCAAAGCCGCCACTCCCGCCCCAGCCAAGGAGTCCACAAAGTCTGGGCCGACAGGTGCTGCGTGGACCACCGATCGACTCAACCTGCGAACCAACCCATCCACCAAGGACAAGGTGAAGGGAGTATTGCCGCGGGGTACGAAGGTGACCCGGACCGGGACCATGTCGGGAACTTGGGTCCAGGTGACGACAAGTGACGGCACCGGATGGGTCGCCGAGGCATACTTGAGTTCATCCGCTCCGGCGAAACACGCGCCCGAGGCTTCTGCCAAGCACGTGAAGAAGGCGACCACCAAGCACACAGCCAAGAAGCCTGCCAAGCCAAAGACCCCGTCGATCACCGGAACCCGCTTCGCGACCACCACGCTGAACGTATGGGATGCCGCTACCGGTTCTTCACACTCTGGCGAGATCTCCAGAGGGAAAGCCGTCAAGATCACCGGAACTGTACGCAATGGTCGAGCAGAGATCGTCGTGTCAGGCCAGTCGCGATGGGTGACCAGTCGGTACTTGGCCACTTCCAAGCCAGCCGCCCACAAGCAGAAGCACAAGCCTGCGACAAAGAAGGCCAAGCCTGCTACCTCCAAGAAGTCCACCTCATCACGTAGTACGTCCAGGGGGGCCATCACTGGCCAGTGCTCGGCCTCCTACTACGACGAGGATCAGATGACGGCCAACGGTGAGCGATTCAACACGAACGATCTCACCGCTGCCCACAAGACGATGGCATTCAACACCCGAGTCAGGGTGACCAATCCCGCCAACGGCAAATCCGTCGTTGTGCGAGTCAACGACCGCGGACCCTACGTGGCCGGACGTTGCTTGGATCTCTCACGTGCCGCTTTCTCGCAGATCGCCTCAACCGGGGCTGGAGTGGTGAACGTCAACTACACCGTACTGGGGTGAGGTAACGCCTCAATTTTTGTGGGGGTGGGGACTGTCACGGCAGTCCCCACCCCTGCTTGACTGCTTGTCACCCCGGGACGGCTATGGGCAGTCTGCCTCCCACACTCGGGGCGGCAGCCTCCACCCCCCTGTTTGTACTGCTCGCCGCCCAGCTTGATCGTCAAGCTGGGCTCACAGCGTTCCATCCCCCCTGTACTGGTGTCCTCTGAACCTTTGAGCCCGAAAGGCATTTCCATCAGCCCTCCGGAGGATCGCCTGCCATCTCCGAGCATCCTGACACCCCACCCTCTGCCGCATCCGATCGCCTGCCATCTCCGAGCGTGCCGCCCCCACGGGACCCGCTGACACATCCGACAGTCTGATCGCCCCCGGTGGCCGTCACAGCGCCGCCTGGGCCATGATGCTCGAACATTCACGCTCTTTCCCTAGAGTCACTGCTGCCTGGTTTGCTGCTACTTGCAGCTGTGCTTGCCGTCAATTTTTGTCACGCCCATGTGGTCTCAGGACCTTGGTCAACGACCTCAGCTCCCTGCTGACATTTTTGTTCACCTCGTGCCGCCTTGGTACCGAATCTCGTCAGGATCCTCGCCGCCAGACCTGCCGAACCTGGTATCTGTCAAGACCAGTTGTCCTGCCTTGAGCAGAACGACTGGACAGATTCGCAGAAGGCCATAACCTATTTTGTGAAGATAATCACAAGTGGCGTGAAGGGGAGTGGCGAAAGTCACTCACGGTGCGGGAGGCGATCGTCGCCCACACCTTGGCTGCGGCAAGGGATGCGGCAGCTGTGCACGACTGCCAGGCCCTGGCATGGGAAACAGCGACAGCGCACCCCGGAAAGGAATGTCATGACCGAGACCGCGCGTTTTGTCGACGTTGACAAGGATCTCAACCTTCCAAAGGTTCAAGCCACCGATGGTCAAACCGGCTATGACGTAGCTGGTCTGCTCAGGAGCACCGGCAACGTCATGCTTGACCCCGGGTTCGTCAACACCGCTTCGTGCGAATCCGAGATCACCTACATCGACGGCAACAACGGCGTTCTGCGCTACCGCGGATACCCCATTGAACAGCTTGCCGAGCACGCGTCCTTCCTGGAAACCGCCTTCCTCGTCCTGTACGGCGAACTGCCAACCGCCTCCGAGCTCAACAGTTTCGAAGAGGCCATCCGTCGCAAAACCCTCATTGATGAACGCATGCGTGATCTCTTCCGTTGCTTCCCACGCCGATCCCACCCCATGCCGGTGCTTTCAGCCGGGATCATGGCTCTGTCCACCTTCTCCGGCAGCACTGCCGAAAAAGATCTGGACAGCTTGAACAAGGCAACCCTGAGCTTGTTGGCCAAGGTCCCCACCTTGGCAGCATTTGCCTACAAGAACTCCATGGGACAGCCGACCCTGTATCCGGACAACTCCTTGGGCTACGTCGAGAACTTCATCCGGATGAGCTTCGGATTCCCCACCGAACCCTATGAGTTCAACGAGGCGATCACACGAGGCCTGGAGGTGCTGCTCATCCTGCACGCCGACCACGAGCAGAACTGCTCCACCTCAACGGTACGGATGGTCGCCTCGTCAGGCGCCAACCTGCACGCCGCCGTCGCCGCCGGAGTCAATGCCCTGTCCGGCCCCAAACACGGCGGAGCCAACCAGGCCGTTATCGAGATGCTCCAGTTCATTCGTGACAACGACCTCACGACCAAGCAGTTCGTCGAAAAGGTCAAGAACCGTGAGGACGGCGTCAAGCTCATGGGCTTCGGCCACCGCATTTACCGCAACTATGATCCCCGCGCCGCAATCATCAAAAAGCACGCCGACGAGATCCTCAAACTGCAAACCGGGCGCAAAGACCTTCTGGAAATAGCCAAGGAGCTTGAGGAGACCGCGCTGAACGATGACTACTTCAAGGAACGCAAGCTCTACCCCAACGTCGACTTCTACTCTGGCCTCATCTACGAGGCCATGGGGTTCCCCCTCAACATGTTCACAGTGCTTTTTGCCATTGGAAGGCTCCCCGGCTGGATTGCCCAGTACCGCGAGCAAGTCACTGGCAGTGAGAAGATCTGGCGTCCACGTCAGATCTACACCGGTTGCGACGTCAGGGACTGGATCCCATTTGAGCAACGAAGCTGAGTGAAGGTCTCCTCAACAGCAGCTCGCATGGATCAGCCGACGTTTTCGCGCACCTGCCAAGTAGGGATGGGACGATCCTCCCCAAGACTCGCAGGAGCAGACCTGTCCGATGAGCACCCTTACGGTCTGTTGAGGCGGAGATTTCTCCCATGAAAGCCTCCTGCCAGGTCGAATGCTGACGATCCCAACGCTGCGGGCTTGACCTGCTGTAGCCTCACGCCGTGAGGATGGGCGTTGGCGAATTTTTCCCGGCCGAGTGGAGGCTCAGACATGGCTGACGGAGATCAAGCGCCTCGTGGTGACGCCCACGACGAACGAAAAATCCCGATACCCGGCCTCACCGATGCCGATGGGCGTCTCGAACATGCCAAGGACCCGCGTTCCACGGCTTCCTCCGCCCCCAGAAAAGGGGCTGGAGTGACTTCTGACAAACCAATTCCCCTCTCACATCGTCTGCGACACACGGTGATGGTGGTCATGGCGATACTCCTCACAGGGGCGAGCTCAGGAGTGATTGGCGGACTACTCGGCAGAATCAACATCGCCATTGAGGTTCTGGCCTTCGGTCGCCATGTCTCCGCCAGCACATCCGGCATCGGTGAAGTCACATTCTGGCGTCGTCTCTGCGCTCCCGTCATAGGAGCTGCAATGGCAGGCCTGGCATGGGGATTTTTACGACGCCGCGAAGTCGTGACGGTAAGAACCACCCTTGATGCCAAGCAGCCTCGTCGTCTCGACCCCCTCGTTCAGCTCATCGATGCGTTTGCCCAGCTCATCATCGTGGGATCCGGCAGCTCCTTGGGACGTGAAGCGGCACCCCGTCAGCTTGCCGCTGTGAGCGCCCAATGGGTTGCCGAAGTATGTGAGGCAGATTTTCCGCTACGCCGAACCCTCATTGCCTCTGCCACGGGGGCCGGGCTGGCAGCCGTTTACAACGTGCCCTTCGCAGGAGCCTTATATGCCCTCGAGCTGACCCTTCGACCCAATCCCCGCACCAGGCAAGGGTGGCAGCAGATAGCAATCTGCACCACCGTCTCCCTGCTCGCCACAGCGATGGCCTGGCTCACCAACCACAACGCTCCGACGTATACCCCAGATCCGGTGAGCACTGCCGGCTGGGGCACATGGGGTCGAGCAACGCTGCTTGGAATGGCCGTGCTCCTGGTGGGACCACTTGCCGACATGGTGTTCTCTCATGCCAAGAGGGTTAACCCGAAAGCACATCATCTCTACTGGACAGTGCCACTGGGAGGAGCAATCGTGGCTGGGATTGCACTACTGGTCCCACAGGTTCCAGGGAATGGCCAGATCATGATGGGGACGCTGCTGGGCACTCGTCTCACGTGGCAGCTTGCCGCAACCTTTCTCGTGGCCAAGCTTCTTGCCACAAGTGTGTCCTTGACCTCAGGAGCAGCAGGTGGCTTGCTCACTCCATCACTGGCCATCGGCGGCTCCACAGGAGCATTGCTGGGGGTACTGACCGGTGCCACTTCGGGTGAGACCGTGGCCCTCGTCATTGCTGGTGCAGCCGGAGTCCTCGCCATGACGCAACGAGCTCCCCTTTTTGCCATCGCCTTCGCCTTGGAACTCACCCGTCCGAAAAGCATCGTCATACCGCTGGTTGCCGTCACCGTAGGGATTGCCTGGGCAGGGTGGGCATTGATCACTTCCCAGGATCACCGTCATGGTGCAGTGGGGAGGGCTCCTCGTCGGTGATGCGAGGTCCCTGGGGAACCTTTGAATATCCCGGTGAAGACGCGTACAGGTGCAGCACCGTGAAGGTGCATTCCGAGACAGAGGTGAAACCTCAGGAGGACTGTATCGCCTTCACCATGATGACTCTTGCCACTGTCTCCTGACATTTTTCGCACCTGAGGAGCCACGCCAGTATCAGTGGCAGCACAATACTTGGATCTGTCCATCACCAGCCAGACTCGTCGTGCAGCCCATGACGAAGACGATTGGGCCACAATTCACCATGCTTGTTTAGCAGCCCTCATTTTGACATGCGGGACACCTACCTCAGCCGAGCAGCGATGCTGCTAATTCCTGTGTCCCCGATGAAAATTCACATCGCAACGTGGGCAAGGGCCCATCTCCACCTATGCCGTTTCGTGGCATCGTCATGACTAGCTGCGGGAAGTCTCAACCTGCGTCACACTGAGACAGGGATCCCTCGGTGGCGACTCCAGATGACCGATCTGATGGCATCGAGCACCAGTCCCGGCTCATCACGAATCATCGCCGGCGTCACCCGAACGACTCGCCACCCTGCTCCTCCGAGCAAAGCATGACGCCTGGCTGTGGCTTCATAATCCCTACGCCTGCCGTGAAAAGCGTAACCGTCCACCTCGACGATCGCCTTTTCGTACTTGAACCACAGGTCGGGGAACACGACCCTGCCATTGATCCATAGTCGCTTGTTTGCCTTCCACCCGCTGATGCGGTGATGCCGAAGCAGGCTGTGCAGCTCATGCTCAGCTACGGACCAGGGCTCATCGAGAAGCTGTCTGAGAACTCGCCTGACAACTGCTGCCGGAGCTTTTCGCGCGACCCTGGGGCGAGCCTCACGCAAGTCGTCCGGGGCGACGAGACCTGCACGTAGGCATGCAGTAGCTGCTTCCCAGTCGCCCATCAGCGCAAGACGCAGACAGGTGTAGGCGTGGGTGGTGCGGATCATGTTTCGGTCACCAACCACTGGTTCACAACCTGAGCGGTGGAACCTCAACCACCGTCGCCGCGGAAGCCTTGGCATCACGTGTGGGATGACGACATCAACCACGGTGAGCTCCAACTCACGCAGCCCGGAAAGGTACAGGGCTGCCCGACCGGTGAACACTGCGTCAGGTCTCCACAGCATCACAGCGCGAATCCACGACTCAGGCTTTCTGGCGGCAACGTTCGTCATGATGATTCTGGGCAACGGTCTGACGGCCCATCCCTCGCGCACTGCCTGCCGTGCCTGACGCGCCACTCGACCTACCGAACTGATCTTCGCCACACCACCGTTGGCTTCAAGAATGTCAACAAGTTCCACGTACTATTTTTCGTTGCAGCGTCCCCAAAAGCGGCACCTTTCACTCTGGCTGTGGAAAAGACACCCAGATGAGGACGCTTTTCCACAGGTCGTTTTCGGAGCTTTGGCTGCGCGATCTCAGCCAGGAGCTGTGACCGGCATGGCCTCGAGTGCACAGGGGACAAGCCTCATCGACCCAGTCTGATGGGTGACGACCCCGGATCCTGCAGCCAAACCCAGCAGATGAAGCTCGAAAATTGTCAGTCCAGGCGGGTTCCATGCACATTGCATCACCTGCTGCGCTCCGAGCGACACTTTTGTGAGGTGAGGAAAGTTGTGGTGCCTCTGCCACCGTCGATCGAGCTTATTGGAGCCAACCCCCGAATCTGGTCGGATGGGGCAGAGCTGCTTCGACACAAGTCCTCATCCCGCAGAGCAACTCACGAGGATGCCCCCTCATCGCCGTACGTCCCTGATCAAAAATCCCGCCACCCGCTGGCCCCAATCACTTCGTTGCCAAGTAGGCTTGGCTCATGGCAGAGATGCGTACTGAAAAAGACAGCATGGGCACCATTGACGTGCCTGCAGACCACTACTGGGGAGCCCAGACCGAGCGCTCCCTCCACAACTTCGAGATCGGCCGCGACACCTTCGTGTGGGGACGCGACATGATTCGTGCCCTGGGCACTCTGAAGAAATCCGCCGCCCTGGCCAACAAGGAGCTCGGTGAGCTCCCGGGCGACGTGGCAGACCTCATCGTCAAGGCTGCTGACGAGGTCATTGCCGGCAAGCTCGACGCCGAGTTCCCACTGGTCGTCTTCCAGACCGGCTCCGGCACCCAGTCGAACATGAACACCAACGAGGTCATCAGCAACCGCGCCATCGAACTGGCCGGCGGTGAGCTGGGATCCAAGGCCCCGGTGCACCCCAACGACCACGTCAATCGTGGCCAGTCGTCCAACGACACCTTCCCCACCGCGATGCACATCGCCGTCGTCACAGCCATCAACGAGCGTCTTTACCCGGCCGTCACCCAGCTTCGTGACACCTTGGACAAGAAGGCCAAGGAGTACGACGACGTCGTCATGGTGGGTCGCACCCACTTGCAGGACGCCACCCCGATCCGTCTGGGGCAGGTCATCAGCGGGTGGGTCGCCCAGATCGACTTCGCGCTGGATGGCATCCGCTACGCCGACTCGCGGGCCCGTGAACTGGCCATCGGCGGCACTGCCGTGGGTACCGGCCTCAACGCCCACCCCAAGTTCGGCGTCACCGTTGCCAAGCACGTCTCCGATGAGACCAGTCTGGACTTCAAGCAGGCCGACAACCTCTTCGCGAACCTGTCCGCCCATGACGCTCTGGTGCAGGTCTCCGGGTCGTTGCGCGTGCTGGCCGACGCCCTCATGAAGATCGCCAACGACGTGCGCTGGTACGCCTGTGGCCCGCGCAACGGCATTGGTGAGCTGCTCATCCCCGAGAACGAGCCCGGCTCGTCGATCATGCCCGGCAAGGTGAACCCGACCCAGTGCGAGGCCATGACGATGGTCGCCACCCGCGTCTTCGGCAACGACGCGACCGTCGGCTTCGCCGGTTCGCAGGGCAACTTCCAACTCAACGTGTTCAAGCCGGTCATGGCTCACGCCTGCCTGGAGTCGATTCGCCTCATTGCCGACGCCTGCGTCTCCTTCGACGAGCACTGCGCCTACGGCATTGAGCCGAACACGGCCAAGATCAAGGAGAACTTGGACAAGAACCTCATGCAGGTCACCGCTCTCAACCGCCACATCGGCTACGACCTGGCCTCCAAGATCGCCAAGAACGCACACCACGAGGGCATCAGCCTGCGTGAGTCCGCTCTGACGGTCGGTGGCATGAGCGCTGAGGACTTCGACAAGTGGGTCGTCCCGGCTGACATGACGCACCCCTCGGCTGCCGAGGACTGAGTCTGACAACTGGATCACGCTGACGACAGCTCAGGCTCAGTGATGGAGGGGACGTGCCGAGGCACGTCCCCTCCATCTTCCAGATCTGCATCCCACAGCCCGCAGAAAATCGCGGCCTCAGCTTCTTCTCCTCAAAAAATCCCGGCTCGAACGCGTTTGCAGCATCCCAGTGTCGGGTACCTGCCTCACCCGATAGAAATCTCGCCCCACATCAGCCACTGTTCATCGTATGTGTTCAATACGGCTTCCCGGAGCATGGGGGCTCGAGACGGTGTGGAAAACACCACCTTGGTTCGGGCCAGAGTCCCGAGAGGACATCAAGGCACTCCGCGAAGAAGCCCCACCCCGGACTCCTGACGCAGCCCACACTTGTCAAAAAACCGATGATCTCCTCGACCTATGCCGGTCAGGCTCGAGCGGACTGGATCTCGTCAGCACTCATCAGCGGTACGGCCGCTCTGTGTAGTATGCAGACAGTTTCCCGCAGGCCAAGATCAGGAGCTTCCCATGGGCGCCATTGCCACGGACGCGATCATTTTGATCACGTACATCCTCATCATTCTCCTAGCTGCCTTCATCCTCTGGATGATCATTGACGTGCGCAACAACGTGAAGAGAATCGCCGATTCGCTGGACCGACTGGCCTCATCCGAATCTCGACGAAATGGCGAAGCCCATCACCAGAGTCCAGTGAACTGAGCCTCAGCCGACCGAGTCTGTTGGAAGGAAAACCGTCACGACTGCCGCCCCTGGGAGCCCAATGCACTGGAGCCACCGCACCAGCTCGGTTCTCAGACCAGTGAGTCTCGTCTCAGGTCGGTGTAGTTGACCCCACCGTTCTCCAGTTTGGCGATGAAGGCGTCGTAGCCATTGGCCTCCAGCCAGATCCGCTCAGCATCAGTGATCGGCATGCCCATGAGCCAGTGAACGAAGAACCCATCACCCACATCGATGCGATCGAGTCCACCAGCAGTGAATGGATGCACCCACATGAGGTGGGGGGTGGTGGCCTGCGGATCGTACAGAGCGACGACATCGCCGAAAACGATACCGGGGGCCATGAGCCAGTTGTCCCGCATGACAGCGAAAGCACACGAGCCCAAGACCTTGCCCATGACATCGGAGCCAGGTGCCCCCACGGTCATGAGCTCGGCAGGCACGCTGACCGACTCCCCCGACTCCAGCGGCAACTCGTTGCTCATGGTGTGAAGGCCCACGGTCGACCATGTGCACCATTCTGGAGCTGGGGCGTCATGCAGGCTGAGCATGTCGATACGCAGATCACCAGCGGCGTCCACCATGGCATCGGTCTCAGGTTGGCCCCCGATCGCACGAATCGCTGCAGAGGCGACAGCAGGCCCAGTGGGAGGCATCTGAGAGGGGACGGCAAGATGCTCAGGTAGATCGGACGCGTTGACTGGCGCCGAGGCATCACCCGCGGGACCACCAGCAGGAGACGCCGCTGCATCAGGAAGATCGTTCATACCACCGATAGTGTCACGAACTGGTCGCATTTATCAGCTCGACCTCACAGCACCACGTCCTCATGCCGACCAGATCACCAACACAATTCTGTTGCCGCTTGGCCTTTCCCATCCCGTCGTAGCGCGATGCAGCTCCGGATTCTTCTTGACCGTGGGATGTTGATGCGTCCTGCGGGGAGCGAGGTGCCAACCACGCCTGGCACGGGTCAATGAACGAAATTGAGTTCTCGGGGAACGCCTCAAAGCCATCCAAGCATGTCAAAGTCCGCTCCGGCTCATGCTGACGCTGTACCCCTTATCCCCCATGAAGACAGGAGAGGCGATCCGCACTGGACAACTTTACATGCCAATGCCAATTTTCTCCTGGGAGAGCAGGTGTGAGCGGTCACGCCCTATCACTCGCACCTTGTCACTCAACCGCCACAGTCCTCATGGCAAAGCCAGTGAGAAAAATGTCGATTCCCCTGGCATGGGGGTCTTCCTGTGACTGGACACCGGGTCTGTTGTGGGAAATCGTCACTGGCGAAGAGTCACCGTTGACAACAGCATTCCCCATCGAGCGACGCTCACCTCGAAAAAGGCAGAACCATGATCTCGCCCACTTCGCTTTCCGTGCTCATCTACTCCCGGAGAGCCTCAGCACCCTCACAGCGCACGGAGACCATGGCTGGGTCCAGGCCGTCCTTGCCCTGATACGGTCTTGTCGTCTCGACGTGGTGGCATACCCTCAAGTAGAACGCGCCGTCAACAGAAGGGCAGCAGTGAAGTTCCACACCGAAATCTTGACTTGGAGCACGCTCATTCAGCTCCTCCTCATCATTGCCATCGCAATTGTGTTGCGATGGTTGCTGCGCAAGGGCGTCAATCTCGTCGTTTCAGCCATGCTGCGCACCGCCAAGAAACGCGACGAAGCCATGGGGCTGGGCCGGATGCTGCCCAAAACCTCCGAGCGCCAGACCCAGCGCACCAAAACGGTCGGCGGCTTGCTGTCGAACCTGGGCGTGGCAATCATTCTCACTGTTGCGATCCTCGCAGGATTCTCCACCATTGGGGTGAAGATCGGTCCAATCCTGGCATCTGCCGGAATTGTTGGTGTCGCTCTGGCTTTCGGCGCTCAGAGCTTGGTCAAGGACTTCCTCTCAGGACTGTTCATCATCATTGAGGATCAGTATGGGGTGGGTGACACCGTCAACATCGACGAGCTGGGAGGAGTTGTTGAGGAGGTCGGTCTACGGACGACCCGTATCCGCGATTTCAACGGCGTGGCTTGGTATCTGCGCAATGGAGAAATTCTCAAGGTGGGCAACATCTCGCAGGGTTGGGCAACGAGCTTCACCGACATTTCTGTGCACGCCGACGAGGATCCCGATGAGGTGACTCGGGTGCTCAACATGGTGCTGGACGAATTGGCCGCGGCATACCCAGACTCAATCCTGGAGCAACCAAAGGTATTGGGTGTCGGCGACATCACCGGAGGAACGATGACCTTCCAGGTGTGGACGAAATGCGTTGCCGGAACCCAGTTCGAGGTCATCAGGGCGATGCGGCAGATGGCAAAGACAGCATTCGCCGAGGCCCGCATCCGCGGAGCGTTCTGAGCCACCTGGCAGGGAATGAGATGGGAAAGATCGTTCTGCTCGCGGTACTGGTGAGTCTGCCGGTACTCATCGCTGCCGCAGCCATGGTCGTCATTGTCATGACGAGGTTCCACAGGCCAGCAGACGTCCCGAGCGCGAGTGCCAGCAGGAGCGAGTCCGCTGACGATTTTGAAAGCGCCGATCATCCAGACGATTTCGAGAATGACGCCCAGTAGCTCCCTCCAGCAACTGCTACTCAGTTCTGAATCGAAAGAGCTCAGAACGATCAGCGTCCCATCCCTGAGAAAAATGTCAGCCCAACCGAAGTACCAGCTGTAGAGAGACTTCAGACAACCGAGAAAGACAGTTTTCGAAAGACAGTGCATCTAGCGGCTCAAGTACGAACTGTCAGGAAGAACCCAGATCCTGGCACAGCTGAATGATCACATCGGTGGCCCCACCAAGCAGGAGGCCAGCTACCTCGTTCCGTGTCAAAAATGTCAGCAGTCCTCATGCCATGCATGACAAATGCCACGACACCTCCGAGGACAGGTAGACTTGTGCGCCATGGCAAACGTGCCCCCCTCGCCAATCGCTTCCTCACTGACCGCTCTACGCCCCTGCGCACAGGAGAAGGGGCTTACTGTTGCCCAGTTGCTGGAGCACAGAGTGGATCGTCTGTGGCAGTCAGCCCCACTCATTGCGGACCTCGGTGCTCTTTTCGCCGATTCGGGACACGACCTGTACCTCGTAGGTGGATCGGTGCGCGATGCCCTCATGGGCATGCTGGGACACGACCTTGACTTCACCACCGATGCCCACCCCGACGAGATCGAGGCACTGCTACGACAGCGAACTCGGACCACCTGGGACATTGGACGGGCATTCGGCACCATCGGTGCCATGATCGACGACTGGCAGGTGGAGATCACCACCTATCGCACCGACGTGTACCGCCCAGACTCACGAAAACCCGAGATTGCCTTCGGCGACACACTGAATGACGATCTCATCCGCCGAGACTTCACCGTCAATGCGATGGCCCTGCACGCCGCCAACCGCGAATTCGTCGATCCCCATCATGGTCTCACCGACCTCGCATCTGGAATGCTGCGCACACCATTCCCGCCGCAGCGATCGTTCTCTGATGACCCACTACGGATGATGCGTGCAGCTCGATTCACAAGTCAGCTGGGCTTCACCGTCACCGATGAGGTGCGCGCGGCCATGACCGGAATGGCAGACCGCATGTCGATCATTTCCGCTGAGCGGGTTCGTGATGAGTTGTCCAAGCTGCTACTTACCGACTCCCCCCGTGAGGGTCTCATGCTGCTGGTTGACACAGGAATCGCCAGCATTGTCCTGCCCGAACTGCCCGCGCTGCGTCTGGAACCTGACGAACATCATCGTCACAAGGACGTCTACGAGCATTCGCTCACGGTCGTCGACCAATCGATCGAGCTGGAGAAACGGCGGGGCCATGATCCCGACCTGGTCGGGCGTCTGGCAGCTCTGCTTCATGACATCGGCAAGCCGGCCACTCGACGTTTCGAGCCCGGCGGCAAGGTGAGTTTCCACCATCATGACGTCGTTGGGGCGAAGATGGCACGCAAGCGTCTCAAAGCGCTCAACTATCCCTCTGACATC from Cutibacterium granulosum includes:
- a CDS encoding septal ring lytic transglycosylase RlpA family protein, with protein sequence MPYPYGVPGREESTVNRSMHALRGFAATAALTATCVGVMPAAMGASAQATTATKQATADVFVRDAPANSGKPIGVLPKGRRVHVTGADVMGWTPVRFNGHSGYIFRAYLDTPDSANPIVTKNGRQGSRTTTANLNFRVGPSMSTPIKQVLPRGTRVHLTGTTAGRWVKVRVGDATGWVFSDYLSTSGRTAEPPRARKHARTEASHHERKPHSSAVNDSKKQSVKPTTPKARPDEAATSRNNSALVTPAEHSKSTHQVNPSPSSSAKPTETGDPAHQSAPTEKPTKASGMTTPTPSASASSSATPAPAAKPTQSTSPGKAATPAPAKESTKSGPTGAAWTTDRLNLRTNPSTKDKVKGVLPRGTKVTRTGTMSGTWVQVTTSDGTGWVAEAYLSSSAPAKHAPEASAKHVKKATTKHTAKKPAKPKTPSITGTRFATTTLNVWDAATGSSHSGEISRGKAVKITGTVRNGRAEIVVSGQSRWVTSRYLATSKPAAHKQKHKPATKKAKPATSKKSTSSRSTSRGAITGQCSASYYDEDQMTANGERFNTNDLTAAHKTMAFNTRVRVTNPANGKSVVVRVNDRGPYVAGRCLDLSRAAFSQIASTGAGVVNVNYTVLG
- a CDS encoding citrate synthase — translated: MTETARFVDVDKDLNLPKVQATDGQTGYDVAGLLRSTGNVMLDPGFVNTASCESEITYIDGNNGVLRYRGYPIEQLAEHASFLETAFLVLYGELPTASELNSFEEAIRRKTLIDERMRDLFRCFPRRSHPMPVLSAGIMALSTFSGSTAEKDLDSLNKATLSLLAKVPTLAAFAYKNSMGQPTLYPDNSLGYVENFIRMSFGFPTEPYEFNEAITRGLEVLLILHADHEQNCSTSTVRMVASSGANLHAAVAAGVNALSGPKHGGANQAVIEMLQFIRDNDLTTKQFVEKVKNREDGVKLMGFGHRIYRNYDPRAAIIKKHADEILKLQTGRKDLLEIAKELEETALNDDYFKERKLYPNVDFYSGLIYEAMGFPLNMFTVLFAIGRLPGWIAQYREQVTGSEKIWRPRQIYTGCDVRDWIPFEQRS
- a CDS encoding chloride channel protein, whose amino-acid sequence is MAGLAWGFLRRREVVTVRTTLDAKQPRRLDPLVQLIDAFAQLIIVGSGSSLGREAAPRQLAAVSAQWVAEVCEADFPLRRTLIASATGAGLAAVYNVPFAGALYALELTLRPNPRTRQGWQQIAICTTVSLLATAMAWLTNHNAPTYTPDPVSTAGWGTWGRATLLGMAVLLVGPLADMVFSHAKRVNPKAHHLYWTVPLGGAIVAGIALLVPQVPGNGQIMMGTLLGTRLTWQLAATFLVAKLLATSVSLTSGAAGGLLTPSLAIGGSTGALLGVLTGATSGETVALVIAGAAGVLAMTQRAPLFAIAFALELTRPKSIVIPLVAVTVGIAWAGWALITSQDHRHGAVGRAPRR
- a CDS encoding endonuclease domain-containing protein translates to MELVDILEANGGVAKISSVGRVARQARQAVREGWAVRPLPRIIMTNVAARKPESWIRAVMLWRPDAVFTGRAALYLSGLRELELTVVDVVIPHVMPRLPRRRWLRFHRSGCEPVVGDRNMIRTTHAYTCLRLALMGDWEAATACLRAGLVAPDDLREARPRVARKAPAAVVRRVLRQLLDEPWSVAEHELHSLLRHHRISGWKANKRLWINGRVVFPDLWFKYEKAIVEVDGYAFHGRRRDYEATARRHALLGGAGWRVVRVTPAMIRDEPGLVLDAIRSVIWSRHRGIPVSV